The following are from one region of the Mixophyes fleayi isolate aMixFle1 chromosome 7, aMixFle1.hap1, whole genome shotgun sequence genome:
- the CHST12 gene encoding carbohydrate sulfotransferase 12, which produces MTKSRLFCLLVVLGSVFMILFIIVYWDNVGVANFNLHTSFSKSLPPHSSGEHPTPLPSTENSAVSDVDKFLDSFLNFGVTKNGLQSTKEEKLSTRKSTSLEENVRGYDWSSRTKLEDGILDQELIQQERKLNMRNFCDNSSFNFPTKHLDFDDIPNKDLDHLIVDDRHGIIYCYVPKVACTNWKRVMIVLSESLLDKKGVPYQDPLQIPREDVHNTSSHLTFNKFWRRYGKFSRHMMKIKLKKYTKFIFVRDPFVRLISAFRSKFELENEDFYRSFAIPILTRYSNRTNVPPSAGEALSSGTKPSFSQFIQYLLDVRTEEQRPFNEHWRQVYRLCHPCQIDYDFIGKLETLDEDTSQLLRQLNIDSLFQFPPSYRNLTASSWEEDWFSKIPLEWRQKLYKLFEADFVLFGYPKPDILLNV; this is translated from the coding sequence ATGACCAAGTCACGTCTTTTCTGTTTGCTGGTGGTCCTTGGCTCTGTCTTTATGATCCTTTTTATCATAGTCTATTGGGACAATGTTGGAGTTGCCAATTTTAATCTTCATACTTCCTTTTCCAAGTCTCTTCCTCCTCACTCAAGTGGGGAACATCCAACGCCACTTCCCAGCACCGAGAACAGTGCTGTTTCGGACGTAGACAAGTTCTTAGATAGTTTTCTTAATTTTGGTGTGACAAAGAATGGGCTTCAAAGCACAAAGGAAGAAAAGTTGTCCACGCGAAAATCAACTAGCTTGGAGGAAAATGTAAGGGGCTATGACTGGTCCTCCAGGACTAAATTGGAGGATGGCATTCTAGACCAGGAGTTAAtacagcaggaaagaaaattGAATATGCGCAATTTCTGTGAcaattctagctttaattttccAACTAAGCACCTGGATTTTGATGACATTCCCAACAAGGACCTAGATCACCTAATAGTGGATGATCGTCATGGTATTATTTATTGTTACGTgccgaaggtggcctgcaccaatTGGAAACGGGTGATGATTGTCTTGAGTGAGAGTCTCTTGGATAAAAAGGGAGTCCCATACCAGGATCCTCTACAGATCCCTAGGGAAGATGTCCACAATACCAGCAGTCATCTAACATTCAATAAGTTCTGGCGGAGGTATGGAAAATTCTCCAGACACATGATGAAGATTAAGTTGAAAAAGTACACCAAATTCATCTTTGTTCGTGATCCTTTCGTCCGTCTCATCTCTGCCTTCCGCAGCAAGTTTGAACTAGAAAATGAGGACTTCTACCGAAGTTTTGCTATACCTATCTTAACCCGTTACTCTAACCGAACCAATGTTCCTCCTTCCGCAGGTGAAGCTCTCTCTTCAGGAACAAAGCCGTCATTTTCTCAATTTATACAGTATCTTTTGGATGTCCGGACTGAAGAACAGAGACCTTTCAATGAACATTGGCGTCAGGTTTACCGTCTTTGCCACCCATGCCAGATTGACTATGATTTTATAGGGAAGCTGGAGACCCTTGATGAGGATACATCTCAGCTTTTAAGACAATTAAATATAGATTCACTCTTCCAGTTTCCCCCTAGTTACAGGAACTTGACTGCAAGTAGCTGGGAGGAGGACTGGTTTTCGAAGATTCCCTTAGAATGGAGACAAAAACTATACAAATTATTTGAGGCTGATTTTGTTCTTTTTGGGTATCCCAAACCCGATATCCTATTAAACGTCtga